From the genome of Oncorhynchus clarkii lewisi isolate Uvic-CL-2024 chromosome 11, UVic_Ocla_1.0, whole genome shotgun sequence, one region includes:
- the LOC139420350 gene encoding U2 snRNP-associated SURP motif-containing protein-like isoform X2 encodes MADRTPGGTQKANAKALLESKLKSFSIGKMAVSKRTLSKKEQEDIKKKEDERAAAEIYEEFLAAFEGGEGKVKAFVRGGIANATKEEAASDDKKGKLYKPKSRFETAAAPKSSFLPLETPPQFLTLDKRHTLKKTNEKEKKKSNLELFKEELKQIQEERDERHKMKGRVSRFEPLSGMEGKRSSFLDDAAPGSHDVGDPSTTNLYLGNINPQMNEEMLCQEFGRYGPLASVKIMWPRTDEERARERNCGFVAFMNRRDAERALKNLNAKMIMNFEMKLGWGKGVPIPPHPIYIPPSMVEHTLPPPPSGLPFNAQPCERLKNPNAALLPPPKNKEEFDKTLSQAIVKVVIPTERNLLSLIHRMIEFVVREGPMFEAMIMNRELSNPMYRFLFENQSPAHVYYRWKLYSILQGEAPTKWRTDDFRMFKNGSLWRPPPLNPYLHGNFEEGEGPEEEEEEPGKKGCLKEEERDQLEEMLRALTPRKGDIAEAMLFCLLHAEAAEEIVECVTESLSILKTPLPKKIARLYLVSDVLYNSSAKVANASYYRKYFETKLCQVFSDLNATYKTIQGHLQSENFKQRVMSCFRAWEDWAVYPDPFLIKLQNIFLGLVNLSADKEAPAPITVEKPSVEHLAPGLLSQPEPAEDIDGAPIGEDMDGASLEDVDGVPIGLDGGTMVDGAPLGSAPLGSAPLDRAPQGMDDLDGVPIKALEEDIDGVPLDHAAAKAASFKVAPSKWEAVDESELEAQAVTTSKWEIFEQPEEKKDEDDSDDEDTKSSRSEEPPSYPNPIRDDLDSKTKHSEMNEDRRTKLREIEVKVMKFQDELESGKRPKKSGQSLQEQVENYREKLLQKEKEKEKLEREKEREKKDKEKSEARSKDIKKEKEESTPTRKDRRGLSPVVARKRRHSGSPGSPPRSSSRRVRSPSPRSERSERLYSKDVGSSRSRSSHKDSPRTTIIKKSSKRSPSLSRTPKRSRRSRSRTPKKSTKKSRSKSRSPHRSHKKSKKSKH; translated from the exons ATGGCGGACAGAACGCCTGGTGGTACGCAGAAAGCCAACGCAAAG GCGCTGCTGGAGAGCAAGTTGAAGTCCTTCAGCATTGGAAAAATGGCCGTGAGTAAGAGGACCCTAAGCAAGAAGGAACAAGAGGATATCAAAAAGAAG GAGGATGAGCGGGCAGCTGCAGAGATCTATGAAGAGTTCCTGGCTGCGttcgagggaggagagggaaaggtcaAGGCCTTCGTCCGGGGGGGCATTGCTAATGCAACTAAAG AGGAGGCTGCTTCTGATGATAAGAAGGGCAAGCTGTATAAACCTAAGTCACGCTTTGAAACAGCAGCAGCACCGAAAAGCAGCTTCCTGCCTTTGGAAACCCCTCCGCAGTTTTTAACATTAGATAAAAGACAT ACACTGAAGAAAACAAATGAAAAGGAAAAGAAGAAGAGTAATCTAGAGCTCTTTAAGGAAGAACTTAAACA aaTACAGGAAGAGCGGGATGAAAGACACAAGATGAAAGGCAGAGTCAGTCGATTTGAACCTCTCTCCGGGATGGAGGGAAAACGCTCCTCAT TTTTGGATGACGCTGCACCTGGTTCCCATGACGTCGGAGACCCCTCTACAACTAACTTATACCTCGGAAACATCAACCCACAG ATGAATGAGGAGATGCTGTGTCAGGAGTTTGGGCGCTACGGCCCTCTGGCCAGCGTGAAGATCATGTGGCCGCGGACAGATGAAGAGAGGGCCAGGGAGAGGAACTGTGGCTTTGTGGCCTTCATGAACCGGAGGGATGCGGAGAGAGCTCTGAAGAATCTCAACG CGAAGATGATCATGAACTTTGAAATGAAGCTGGGCTGGGGTAAAGGCGTGCCCATCCCCCCTCACCCCATCTACATCCCCCCGTCTATGGTGGAGCACACTCTCCCCCCGCCGCCCTCCGGCCTGCCCTTCAACGCACAGCCCTGCGAGAGGCTGAAGAACCCCAACGCCGCCCTGCTCCCTCCGCCCAAGAACAAGGAGGAATTCGACAAG ACTCTGTCGCAAGCCATAGTCAAAGTGGTTATCCCAACAGAAAG GAATTTGCTCTCTCTCATCCACCGAATGATCGAGTTTGTGGTGCGTGAGGGCCCCATGTTCGAAGCCATGATCATGAATCGAGAGCTCAGCAACCCCATGTACag GTTTCTGTTTGAGAACCAGAGCCCAGCACACGTGTACTACCGCTGGAAACTCTACTCCATACTACAG GGAGAAGCACCAACAAAATGGCGGACGGACGACTTCCGCATGTTCAAGAATGGCTCGCTGTGGCGCCCTCCTCCCCTCAATCCCTACCTGCACGGCAATtttgaggagggggaggggcctgaggaggaagaggaggagcctgGGAAGAAAGGCTGCCTCAAAGAAGA AGAGCGTGATCAGCTGGAGGAGATGTTGAGGGCTCTGACTCCTAGAAAGGGGGACATAGCCGAAGCCATGCTGTTCTGTCTACTGCAcgcggaggctgctgaggagatCGTAGAGTGTGTCACAGAGTCCCTCTCCATCCTCAAGACACCACTCCCCAAGAAG ATTGCACGGTTGTATCTTGTCTCTGATGTGCTGTACAACTCATCTGCTAAAGTAGCCAATGCGTCGTACTACAGAAAATA CTTTGAGACCAAACTTTGCCAGGTCTTCTCAGACCTCAATGCAACGTACAAGACGATACAGGGTCACCTGCAGTCTGAGAACTTTAAG CAACGAGTGATGTCGTGTTTCCGTGCGTGGGAGGACTGGGCCGTGTACCCAGATCCCTTCCTCATCAAGCTGCAGAACATCTTCCTGGGTCTAGTCAACCTTTCAGCTGATAAGGAGGCTCCCGCTCCCATCACAGTAGAG AAACCATCAGTTGAACACCTGgcccctggtctactgtcccagccTGAGCCAGCAGAGGACATCGACGGGGCCCCCATCGGGGAGGATATGGATGGGGCCTCTCTGGAGGACGTCGATGGGGTCCCTATAGGGCTGGATGGAGGGACCATGGTGGACGGAGCCCCCCTTGGCTCTGCCCCCCTAGGCTCCGCCCCCCTTGACAGAGCCCCGCAGGGGATGGATGATCTGGACGGAGTGCCCATCAAGGCCCTGGAGGAGGACATAGACGGAGTGCCCT TGGATCatgctgctgccaaagcagcatcCTTTAAAGTAGCACCTTCAAAATGGGAAGCAGTGGACGAGTCTGAGCTAGAAGCACAGG cCGTGACCACCTCTAAATGGGAGATCTTTGAGCAGCCAGAGGAGAAGAAGGACGAGGATGACAGTGATGATGAGGACACCAAGAGTTCCCGGTCAGAAGAGCCTCCGAGTTACCCCAACCCCATCAGAGATGACTTGGACTCCAAGACCAAGCACTCTGAGATGAATGAGGACAGACGCACCAAGCTCCGGGAAATAGAG GTCAAAGTGATGAAGTTCCAGGATGAGTTGGAGTCTGGGAAAAGGCCCAAGAAGTCTGGCCAGAGTCTCCAAGAGCAGGTGGAAAACTACAGAGAGAAACTCTTACAGAAG GAAAAAGAAAAGGAGAAACtggaacgagagaaagagagggagaaaaaagacAAGGAGAAAAGCGAAGCTCGCTCTAAAGACAtcaagaaggagaaggaggagtcaACTCCAACCAGGAAAGACAG GCGTGGCCTGTCTCCTGTGGTTGCTAGGAAACGGCGCCACAGCGGCTCACCCGGCAGCCCCCCACGGAGCAGCAGTAGACGAGTGCGCTCCCCATCCCCCCGCTCCGAAAGGTCAGAACGCCTCTACTCCAAGGACGTAGGGTCATCACGATCCCGCTCCTCCCACAAAGACTCCCCTCGAACCACCATCATCAAGAAGTCCTCCAAAAG GTCTCCCTCATTATCCCGCACGCCCAAACGGTCCCGGAGGTCACGCTCCAGAACACCCAAGAAATCCACCAAAAAATCCCGTTCAAAATCACGGTCCCCACACCGGTCCCACAAGAAATCAAAGAAGAGTAAACACTGA
- the LOC139420350 gene encoding U2 snRNP-associated SURP motif-containing protein-like isoform X1: protein MADRTPGGTQKANAKALLESKLKSFSIGKMAVSKRTLSKKEQEDIKKKEDERAAAEIYEEFLAAFEGGEGKVKAFVRGGIANATKEEAASDDKKGKLYKPKSRFETAAAPKSSFLPLETPPQFLTLDKRHTLKKTNEKEKKKSNLELFKEELKQIQEERDERHKMKGRVSRFEPLSGMEGKRSSLDSSSRRNRPSSVLDDAAPGSHDVGDPSTTNLYLGNINPQMNEEMLCQEFGRYGPLASVKIMWPRTDEERARERNCGFVAFMNRRDAERALKNLNAKMIMNFEMKLGWGKGVPIPPHPIYIPPSMVEHTLPPPPSGLPFNAQPCERLKNPNAALLPPPKNKEEFDKTLSQAIVKVVIPTERNLLSLIHRMIEFVVREGPMFEAMIMNRELSNPMYRFLFENQSPAHVYYRWKLYSILQGEAPTKWRTDDFRMFKNGSLWRPPPLNPYLHGNFEEGEGPEEEEEEPGKKGCLKEEERDQLEEMLRALTPRKGDIAEAMLFCLLHAEAAEEIVECVTESLSILKTPLPKKIARLYLVSDVLYNSSAKVANASYYRKYFETKLCQVFSDLNATYKTIQGHLQSENFKQRVMSCFRAWEDWAVYPDPFLIKLQNIFLGLVNLSADKEAPAPITVEKPSVEHLAPGLLSQPEPAEDIDGAPIGEDMDGASLEDVDGVPIGLDGGTMVDGAPLGSAPLGSAPLDRAPQGMDDLDGVPIKALEEDIDGVPLDHAAAKAASFKVAPSKWEAVDESELEAQAVTTSKWEIFEQPEEKKDEDDSDDEDTKSSRSEEPPSYPNPIRDDLDSKTKHSEMNEDRRTKLREIEVKVMKFQDELESGKRPKKSGQSLQEQVENYREKLLQKEKEKEKLEREKEREKKDKEKSEARSKDIKKEKEESTPTRKDRRGLSPVVARKRRHSGSPGSPPRSSSRRVRSPSPRSERSERLYSKDVGSSRSRSSHKDSPRTTIIKKSSKRSPSLSRTPKRSRRSRSRTPKKSTKKSRSKSRSPHRSHKKSKKSKH from the exons ATGGCGGACAGAACGCCTGGTGGTACGCAGAAAGCCAACGCAAAG GCGCTGCTGGAGAGCAAGTTGAAGTCCTTCAGCATTGGAAAAATGGCCGTGAGTAAGAGGACCCTAAGCAAGAAGGAACAAGAGGATATCAAAAAGAAG GAGGATGAGCGGGCAGCTGCAGAGATCTATGAAGAGTTCCTGGCTGCGttcgagggaggagagggaaaggtcaAGGCCTTCGTCCGGGGGGGCATTGCTAATGCAACTAAAG AGGAGGCTGCTTCTGATGATAAGAAGGGCAAGCTGTATAAACCTAAGTCACGCTTTGAAACAGCAGCAGCACCGAAAAGCAGCTTCCTGCCTTTGGAAACCCCTCCGCAGTTTTTAACATTAGATAAAAGACAT ACACTGAAGAAAACAAATGAAAAGGAAAAGAAGAAGAGTAATCTAGAGCTCTTTAAGGAAGAACTTAAACA aaTACAGGAAGAGCGGGATGAAAGACACAAGATGAAAGGCAGAGTCAGTCGATTTGAACCTCTCTCCGGGATGGAGGGAAAACGCTCCTCAT TGGATAGTTCTTCAAGAAGAAACCGTCCGTCCAGTG TTTTGGATGACGCTGCACCTGGTTCCCATGACGTCGGAGACCCCTCTACAACTAACTTATACCTCGGAAACATCAACCCACAG ATGAATGAGGAGATGCTGTGTCAGGAGTTTGGGCGCTACGGCCCTCTGGCCAGCGTGAAGATCATGTGGCCGCGGACAGATGAAGAGAGGGCCAGGGAGAGGAACTGTGGCTTTGTGGCCTTCATGAACCGGAGGGATGCGGAGAGAGCTCTGAAGAATCTCAACG CGAAGATGATCATGAACTTTGAAATGAAGCTGGGCTGGGGTAAAGGCGTGCCCATCCCCCCTCACCCCATCTACATCCCCCCGTCTATGGTGGAGCACACTCTCCCCCCGCCGCCCTCCGGCCTGCCCTTCAACGCACAGCCCTGCGAGAGGCTGAAGAACCCCAACGCCGCCCTGCTCCCTCCGCCCAAGAACAAGGAGGAATTCGACAAG ACTCTGTCGCAAGCCATAGTCAAAGTGGTTATCCCAACAGAAAG GAATTTGCTCTCTCTCATCCACCGAATGATCGAGTTTGTGGTGCGTGAGGGCCCCATGTTCGAAGCCATGATCATGAATCGAGAGCTCAGCAACCCCATGTACag GTTTCTGTTTGAGAACCAGAGCCCAGCACACGTGTACTACCGCTGGAAACTCTACTCCATACTACAG GGAGAAGCACCAACAAAATGGCGGACGGACGACTTCCGCATGTTCAAGAATGGCTCGCTGTGGCGCCCTCCTCCCCTCAATCCCTACCTGCACGGCAATtttgaggagggggaggggcctgaggaggaagaggaggagcctgGGAAGAAAGGCTGCCTCAAAGAAGA AGAGCGTGATCAGCTGGAGGAGATGTTGAGGGCTCTGACTCCTAGAAAGGGGGACATAGCCGAAGCCATGCTGTTCTGTCTACTGCAcgcggaggctgctgaggagatCGTAGAGTGTGTCACAGAGTCCCTCTCCATCCTCAAGACACCACTCCCCAAGAAG ATTGCACGGTTGTATCTTGTCTCTGATGTGCTGTACAACTCATCTGCTAAAGTAGCCAATGCGTCGTACTACAGAAAATA CTTTGAGACCAAACTTTGCCAGGTCTTCTCAGACCTCAATGCAACGTACAAGACGATACAGGGTCACCTGCAGTCTGAGAACTTTAAG CAACGAGTGATGTCGTGTTTCCGTGCGTGGGAGGACTGGGCCGTGTACCCAGATCCCTTCCTCATCAAGCTGCAGAACATCTTCCTGGGTCTAGTCAACCTTTCAGCTGATAAGGAGGCTCCCGCTCCCATCACAGTAGAG AAACCATCAGTTGAACACCTGgcccctggtctactgtcccagccTGAGCCAGCAGAGGACATCGACGGGGCCCCCATCGGGGAGGATATGGATGGGGCCTCTCTGGAGGACGTCGATGGGGTCCCTATAGGGCTGGATGGAGGGACCATGGTGGACGGAGCCCCCCTTGGCTCTGCCCCCCTAGGCTCCGCCCCCCTTGACAGAGCCCCGCAGGGGATGGATGATCTGGACGGAGTGCCCATCAAGGCCCTGGAGGAGGACATAGACGGAGTGCCCT TGGATCatgctgctgccaaagcagcatcCTTTAAAGTAGCACCTTCAAAATGGGAAGCAGTGGACGAGTCTGAGCTAGAAGCACAGG cCGTGACCACCTCTAAATGGGAGATCTTTGAGCAGCCAGAGGAGAAGAAGGACGAGGATGACAGTGATGATGAGGACACCAAGAGTTCCCGGTCAGAAGAGCCTCCGAGTTACCCCAACCCCATCAGAGATGACTTGGACTCCAAGACCAAGCACTCTGAGATGAATGAGGACAGACGCACCAAGCTCCGGGAAATAGAG GTCAAAGTGATGAAGTTCCAGGATGAGTTGGAGTCTGGGAAAAGGCCCAAGAAGTCTGGCCAGAGTCTCCAAGAGCAGGTGGAAAACTACAGAGAGAAACTCTTACAGAAG GAAAAAGAAAAGGAGAAACtggaacgagagaaagagagggagaaaaaagacAAGGAGAAAAGCGAAGCTCGCTCTAAAGACAtcaagaaggagaaggaggagtcaACTCCAACCAGGAAAGACAG GCGTGGCCTGTCTCCTGTGGTTGCTAGGAAACGGCGCCACAGCGGCTCACCCGGCAGCCCCCCACGGAGCAGCAGTAGACGAGTGCGCTCCCCATCCCCCCGCTCCGAAAGGTCAGAACGCCTCTACTCCAAGGACGTAGGGTCATCACGATCCCGCTCCTCCCACAAAGACTCCCCTCGAACCACCATCATCAAGAAGTCCTCCAAAAG GTCTCCCTCATTATCCCGCACGCCCAAACGGTCCCGGAGGTCACGCTCCAGAACACCCAAGAAATCCACCAAAAAATCCCGTTCAAAATCACGGTCCCCACACCGGTCCCACAAGAAATCAAAGAAGAGTAAACACTGA